A region of the Kribbella sp. NBC_01245 genome:
ACGGTCGCACGCAAGATGCGCCACCTGTAGACAGCGCTACCGCGGCCGGACGCAATCTGCACAGGCCCAGGCCAATCTGGGAAAACTCTCCCGCGAAGTGCCTCGTCGTGCTTGCACACGCGCGACACAACAAGGCACTTCGCGGCAGGGTTTTGCACAAATTGGCCAGAACTTGTGCGGTTCGGCCCTAGGTGCCGTGGGCTGGGTGTCCACAGGTGGCGCATCTTGCGTCCGACCGTGGCAGGGGGTTTCCACAGGTGGCGCATTTTGCGTCCGACCGTGGCAGGGGGTTTCCACAGGTGGCGCATTTTGCGTCCGACCGTGGCAGGGGGTTTCCACAGGTGGCGCATTTTGCGTCCGACCGTGGCAGGGGGTTTCCACAGGTGGCGCATTTTGCGTCCGACCGTGGCAGGGGGCGCAGTGGGGGCGGGGTGTGCGTGACGCTCGCGCGTGGAAAGAAAGGGGGCGCAGCCGGGAGTTGGCTGCGCCCGCGTTCTTGGGGAGGGTGGAGAGTTACCAGCGGTGGGCTACGTCGACCACGATGCGGCCGGTGTTACCGGGGCCGGTGAGGGTGAAGACGCGGAACGGGAGACGGGCGCGGACGCCGAGTCCGATCGTGGTCTCGCCTTCGAAGCTGCCGGCGGTCGCGACTTGCCGGAAGGTCCGGTATCCGCGCACGTTCGTCAGTTCCTTCTGGTTCGCCGGGTTGTAGGTGGAGCGGCCGGCAGCGTCGTACGACGGCACCGCGAGCACGATCTCCAGCTTGGCGCCTCCACGCAGCGGGAGGAGTCTGCCCTCGCCGACGGTGTAGACGTTCTTCACGTAGTGCACGCGGAACCAGGACGGCTTGCCCTTGACGTCGAACACGATCCGGTCGAAGCAGGCATGCCTGCCGGTCCGGACGTTCGTGAGCACTCCGGCGCCGCGGTACTTGCCCGACTCGGGCAGCGAACCCCAACCGGTGGGGCACTTGGTGGCAGCGGCCGTGGTGCTCGTGGCAGCTGTCGTGGACGCGCCGGCCAGCGTCGGTACGGCGACGGCGCCTGCCGGGACCGCGGCAACGGCCAGAACGGCCACCGCGGTACGGATCGGTCGGTGGATCGGTCGGTTGACCGGCTTACGGATGGTGTGGAAGAGCTTCATGGTGTGTCCCCCCTTAGAGACACCTGTTAGATGCGCTCATAGGGTCCCAAGTTGACACGCCGCAACGATGATTTCCCGTGCTCGCGCGACCACACCTCGCAACCACCGGCGGTTAGCATCCGGGAGGACGTGAGGAGGTGGGATGGACGCGGACGAAGTGCTTCAGGATCGGCCCGATCGACCGGTCGTCCGACGAGGTGGGACGGTACGTCACCCGGCCCAGCCGTGGTCGCCGTCGGTCCGCGCATTGCTCGTCCACTTGCACGAGGTCGGTTTCACCAGAGCTCCGCAGGTCCTACCGTCCGAACCCGACTGGGACGTGTTGACCTATCTCGAAGGCGAAGCGGGCCCGTCCGGCTGGGCCAAGGTCGTCGACGAGAGGGGCCTGGCCGAGTTCGCCCGGATGCTGCGCGATTACCACCAGGCCGTTGCCGAATGGCGTCCGCGCGAGGAGCTCACCTGGTACGACGGGAGTACGGGCGCCGGCGGTGAAGGCGAGATCGTCTGCCATGGGGATTACGGCCCGTGGAACGTGGTTTGGCGCGATACGACACCGACCGGGCTGCTCGATTGGGAGTACGCGCGCGTGGCGCCGCCGGCGCAGGACGTCTACTACGCGCTTCAGTACGTCGCGCCCTTTCGCTCCGACGCGGAATGCTTGCAGTGGTTGGGGTATTCCGCGCCGCCCGACCGGAGGCGTCGTACCGGAATCTTCCTCACGTCGTACGGCTGGACAGGGCCGGCCGATGTCGTCGACGGGGTCATCGCCGTACAACGCGAAACGCATGCGAAGGTCGTACAACTCGCGGCGCAAGGGCATGAACGCCAGCGGACCGCGTTGGCCGCGGGCGCGGCGGACCGAGTCGCCCGCGAAATCGCCTGGGCCGAACAGAATCGCGGGTTGTTCAGTCGAGAGTGACGGTTCCCACCAGGCCGAGGGTCAGTCCGGCGACCATGAGGCCGGCGCCGAGCGCGATGCGGTAGCGCAGCACGGATACCAGGCCCCCGATGACTAGGCCCACGCCGACGATCCAGAGCGCTGTTCCAGGGGTCAGCATCGCGCAAAGGTAGCCGCCGGACCGGGACGACGCAGGGATTCTCACACGTTTCTAACACCCTGATGGCGGTCTGCAATGCGGGGTTGGCCGGGCTGATCGGGCATTGTTTCCGGGTGACCACATCGGATGAACTCGTCGTTCCCGCAACCGTCGCGGGACCCGGCAAACCGTCGACCGCCGACGGTGGTGTGAAGGGCTGGCTGCTGAAGCATCAGGTGCAGCCGGTCGGGCCGGAGACGGACGAGGGCCATGCCCAGCCGCAATCGTGGTGGAAGGTGATGTGCCTGACCGGCGTCGACTATTTCTCGACGCTGTCCTACCTGCCCGGCATCGCCGCCCTCGCCGCAGGCGCCTTGTCACCGCTCGCGACGTTGCTCATCGTCGCGTTGACGCTGCTGGGCATGCTGCCGATGTACCGCCGGGTGGCCAAGGAAAGTCCGCACGGTCAGGGTTCCATCGCGATGCTGGAGAACCTGCTGCCGTTCTGGCGCGGCAAGATCTTCGTCCTGGTACTGCTCGGATTCGTGGCGACGTCGTGGATCATCACCATCACGCTGTCATCGGCCGACGCGACCGTTCACATGCTCGAAAACCCCTTGATGCCAGGGGCCTTGCACGGCCACGAAGTACTCGTCACGGTGGTGCTGCTGCTGGTTCTGGGTGGCGTGTTCCTGCTCGGCTTCAGTGAGGCCGTCAGTGTTGCGATCCCGCTCGTGGCGGCCTTCCTCGCGCTCAACGCCGCGGTCGTTGCCGTCGGCATGTACGACGTCGTCACGGTTCCTGGGGCCTTCAGCGGCTGGGTCGACGCGTTGACGGCCGGGCGCGAAGGGTTCGGTGGGGTGGTCGGACCGGCCATCGTGGCCTTCCCCTTGCTGGTGCTCGGGATGTCCGGATTCGAGACGGGCGTGAGCATGATGCCGCTCGTCGCGGCGGACGGTAAGGACGCCGCCGAGCGACTGGCCAGCCGGATCCGCAATACCAAGAAGCTCCTGACGGCTGCCGCGTTGATCATGAGCGTCTACCTACTGGCGACCAGCTTCATCACCACTGTGCTGATCCCGGCCAAAGAGTTCGAGCCGGGTGGTGCCGCAAACGGGCGCGCGATGGCTTACCTGGCGCACGAATACCTCGGCGAGGTGTTCGGTACGGCGTATGACATCAGCAGCGTGTTGATCCTTTGGTTCGCGGGCGCCTCAGCGATGGCCGGGCTGATCAACATCGTGCCGCGGTACCTGCCGGCGTACGGCATGGCGCCGGAATGGGGGCGCGCCGTGCGCCCGGTGGTGCTGGTCTACACCGCCATCAGCGTTGCGATCACCATCGCGTTCGGCGCCGATGTCGACGCGCAGGCCGGGGCGTACGCGACCGGAATCCTGGTGATGATGGTCTCCGGTGCGGTCGCGGTCGCCATTTCCGCGGCGCACCGGCGGCAGCGCCGTCAGACCATCGCCTTTACCGTCCTGGTCCTGGTGCTGATGTATGCCTTGGTCGAGAACATCATCGAAAAGCCCGACGGCATTGCCATCTCCGGTCTCTTCATCGCCGGCATCATCGTCGTCTCGCTGATCTCGCGGGTGTCGCGAACGACCGAACTACGCGCCGACCGGATCGAGTTCGACGAGGCGGCGCGGCGCATCATCACCAACTCGATCACCAACGATGGCGCGCTCAACCTGATCGCCAACAAGCGCCAGGCCGGCGATGCCGCGGAGTACACGGCCAAGGAGGCCGAGGTCCGCGCGATGGACCCGGTGCCGGGTCACGCGGACGTGGTGTTCCTCGAGATCGACGTGATCGACCCGTCCACCTTCAGCGACGTACTGCGGGTCGAGGGCATCGACGTCGACGGCCACCAGATCCTGCGCGCGCAGAGCCCGGCCGCGCCGAACGCGATCGCGGCGATCCTGCTGACCCTGCGCGACACCACCGGCGTAATGCCGCACTGCCACTTCGAATGGTCCGAGGGCAATCCGCTCAGCCATCTCCTTCGCTACCTCATCCTCGGCCAAGGCGACACCCCGCCCGTCGTCCGCGAGATCATCCGCCAGCACGAACCCGACAACGCCCGCCGCCCCGGCATCCACGTCGGCTAAACCAGCCACGTCGGCTGACTGGTCTCCTTCTGCCGGCCCTTTTCTTGCGACGATCGGACCCGTTTTGCCGCTGGAAGCCAGCCTGCACCTGACAGGTAGCAGACGAGCGGCAAAACGGGTCCGATCGTCGCAAGAAAAGGGGGTCGGGGATCAGGCGGAGGCGCGCCTTGGGGTTGCGGACTTCCGGTGGGAGTCGAGCAGTGGCTCTGAGCAATCGCCCGCATTGCGGTAGGAGTTGCGTTCGATGATCGCACCGTCGGCGTCCCTGATGATGTGGTCGACCGCGTACCAGTGAGCCACCGTGGCGCCCTGCGCGATCAGCCTGCTCATATCGGTCCCGCTTGCGAAGGGTTCGCGACCGTTCACCCAGCGGCACTTCCACTCACCATCGTCGTAGTAGGTCTCGACGTCGTCCATCAGTTCCCACCTCCCGGCAGAACTCAGCCCGCCCCGGAGGGGACGGTAAGTCCACTCCGCCCGGTACCCGCCCGATGAAAACTCATTCGTCGGCTCACAATTGCGAAGACGATGTGCCCTCGAGGTTGCCGGCCATCCGGGCCAGGCAGTCGACCACGGACTGGTACTCCTCGGGGGAGATCCCGGCCGTCAGTTGCTGCCGGTTCTCCGTGACGCGCTCGAGGAGCCGGGCATGCGCCGACGTCCCGTCCGCGGTCAACGCGAACGCGTCGTCGGACGCCACCCACTCCCGCTTGATCAGATCGTCGATCACCGGCGCGAGCGAGGGCTCGTCGGCGGAGAGGAATGGTTTAAGCGCGGCCTCGAGCTCGGGCAGCCGCTGGGGCCCGTCGGCGGCAAGCGTGTTCAAAACCTGCCAGTGCCTCCGGCCGACTCCAGCCTCCTTCAGAAGCTGGTCGAAGCTGGCGTCGATCAACTCGTGAACGCGCTTCAGCCAATAGCCGATCGGCCGAAATCCCGCCCGCTGCTCACTCATCCGGTCTCCTCAGCGTCGCGCCCGCGCTCAATCGTCAGCGACGGGCTTTGCCGAAGTACACCAGCTCCCGGAGGGCATCAGCGACCGCCGTACGACTTATGCGGCGTACGACGGGTGTGGCGGGTGGTGCGTGCCGCTAATGCGACACAAGATGGCGTAGGCGGTGTTTGGCGGAGCGTTCCACGAATAGCGGGACAAAGTCGCGAATCGGCATGTCGGCGAACTCCTTCTGCGCATGTCGTACAGCCGCTGTGACGATCTCGGGTGAGACGTTGGGGAACGCCTTGCCCAGTCGTTCGATGACCTCGCCGATAGCCCGAACTTCCTCGTTCGTCTCCATACCTCCAGTACAGGCACGTCCCCGCCACCACACAAGGGGAGTCCCACCCAGCGGTCAGTCAGTAAGGTCATCACTGGTACGCCGAAGGCCTCCCTGACGACACCTGCTCTACAGCCCACGAAGGAGATCGGCCATGCAGTTCACCAACACGATCAGGATCGACCGCCAGCCGACCGACGTGTTCGCGTACCTCGCCCAGTTCGAAAACGTGCCGATGTGGAACTACGCCATCAGCGAGACCCAGAAGATCTCGGACGGCCCCGTTGGCGTCGGCTCGCAGTACCGGCAGGCGCGGACGATCCCCTCCCCAAGTGAGGAGCTGTTCACGGTGACCGAGTTCGAGCCCGGCAACCGGCTCGCGATCCGGGGAGCCATCGGGCCGTTCCAGGGCGATATCACCTACCTGCTCGAGCCGGATGGCACCGCCACGACCCTCGCCAACACCATGGACCTCAAGGCAACCGGCCCGCTGCGCCTCATCGCGCCCTTGACGGGATCCCGGGTCAAGTCGGCGGTGGCCGCCAACCTCGAGGTACTCAAGCAAATCCTCGAACGCCCCTGACCTTTGGCACGCGCCCGAGCGGGTCCACGTTGTGATCTTGTGAATCGCGCGTGGCGGTCAGACAGTGGAGTTTGGCGGTCGCGGCAGCAGGGGAGGTGCGCGATGGATCTCGACGAGCTGGTCTTCCATCCCTGGACGGTGCAGGGTCCGCGTACGGTGCCGACCTTCGTCGGCGGCTCGGGCAGCCACGTCATCGACGTCGACGGTCGGCGCTTCCTGGACTTCAGCTCGCAGCTGGTCTTCACGAACCTCGGTCACCAGCACCCGCGC
Encoded here:
- a CDS encoding SRPBCC family protein, whose product is MQFTNTIRIDRQPTDVFAYLAQFENVPMWNYAISETQKISDGPVGVGSQYRQARTIPSPSEELFTVTEFEPGNRLAIRGAIGPFQGDITYLLEPDGTATTLANTMDLKATGPLRLIAPLTGSRVKSAVAANLEVLKQILERP
- a CDS encoding MarR family winged helix-turn-helix transcriptional regulator, which codes for MSEQRAGFRPIGYWLKRVHELIDASFDQLLKEAGVGRRHWQVLNTLAADGPQRLPELEAALKPFLSADEPSLAPVIDDLIKREWVASDDAFALTADGTSAHARLLERVTENRQQLTAGISPEEYQSVVDCLARMAGNLEGTSSSQL
- a CDS encoding three-helix bundle dimerization domain-containing protein, which encodes METNEEVRAIGEVIERLGKAFPNVSPEIVTAAVRHAQKEFADMPIRDFVPLFVERSAKHRLRHLVSH
- a CDS encoding amino acid transporter, which codes for MTTSDELVVPATVAGPGKPSTADGGVKGWLLKHQVQPVGPETDEGHAQPQSWWKVMCLTGVDYFSTLSYLPGIAALAAGALSPLATLLIVALTLLGMLPMYRRVAKESPHGQGSIAMLENLLPFWRGKIFVLVLLGFVATSWIITITLSSADATVHMLENPLMPGALHGHEVLVTVVLLLVLGGVFLLGFSEAVSVAIPLVAAFLALNAAVVAVGMYDVVTVPGAFSGWVDALTAGREGFGGVVGPAIVAFPLLVLGMSGFETGVSMMPLVAADGKDAAERLASRIRNTKKLLTAAALIMSVYLLATSFITTVLIPAKEFEPGGAANGRAMAYLAHEYLGEVFGTAYDISSVLILWFAGASAMAGLINIVPRYLPAYGMAPEWGRAVRPVVLVYTAISVAITIAFGADVDAQAGAYATGILVMMVSGAVAVAISAAHRRQRRQTIAFTVLVLVLMYALVENIIEKPDGIAISGLFIAGIIVVSLISRVSRTTELRADRIEFDEAARRIITNSITNDGALNLIANKRQAGDAAEYTAKEAEVRAMDPVPGHADVVFLEIDVIDPSTFSDVLRVEGIDVDGHQILRAQSPAAPNAIAAILLTLRDTTGVMPHCHFEWSEGNPLSHLLRYLILGQGDTPPVVREIIRQHEPDNARRPGIHVG
- a CDS encoding aminoglycoside phosphotransferase family protein — encoded protein: MDADEVLQDRPDRPVVRRGGTVRHPAQPWSPSVRALLVHLHEVGFTRAPQVLPSEPDWDVLTYLEGEAGPSGWAKVVDERGLAEFARMLRDYHQAVAEWRPREELTWYDGSTGAGGEGEIVCHGDYGPWNVVWRDTTPTGLLDWEYARVAPPAQDVYYALQYVAPFRSDAECLQWLGYSAPPDRRRRTGIFLTSYGWTGPADVVDGVIAVQRETHAKVVQLAAQGHERQRTALAAGAADRVAREIAWAEQNRGLFSRE
- a CDS encoding double zinc ribbon domain-containing protein — protein: MVTLHPPQERGRSQLPAAPPFFPRASVTHTPPPLRPLPRSDAKCATCGNPLPRSDAKCATCGNPLPRSDAKCATCGNPLPRSDAKCATCGNPLPRSDARCATCGHPAHGT
- a CDS encoding AMIN-like domain-containing (lipo)protein, encoding MKLFHTIRKPVNRPIHRPIRTAVAVLAVAAVPAGAVAVPTLAGASTTAATSTTAAATKCPTGWGSLPESGKYRGAGVLTNVRTGRHACFDRIVFDVKGKPSWFRVHYVKNVYTVGEGRLLPLRGGAKLEIVLAVPSYDAAGRSTYNPANQKELTNVRGYRTFRQVATAGSFEGETTIGLGVRARLPFRVFTLTGPGNTGRIVVDVAHRW